One window of Cohnella hashimotonis genomic DNA carries:
- a CDS encoding LysR family transcriptional regulator, producing the protein MELRQLQYFIQVARLQHVTKASEELHVAQSAVSRQIHRLEEELGVRLFMQRGRNVQLTPVGQLFLKRVQSVLQDLDRAVNEIHEFMDPELGEIRLGFPHSLGTQLIPQVIACFRKLHPGVKFRFRQGMYPSLIRDIVEGEIDLAFISPFPERHEQVTGEVVLTEDLFAILPPSHPLAGEESIHLAELKDDTFVLFSNGYSLRPLVWDACRLAGFVPTIGFEGEETDTIRGLVAAGMGVSLLPEMAIYQTGTMMPAVVKVREPHVTRTIGLIRRAGEKPQAVVKLFHHFLVDYFNGHYKPV; encoded by the coding sequence GTGGAGCTTAGGCAATTGCAATACTTTATCCAGGTGGCGCGCCTTCAGCATGTAACCAAGGCGTCAGAGGAGCTTCACGTGGCGCAGTCCGCGGTGAGCCGACAGATTCACCGACTGGAAGAGGAGCTTGGCGTTAGGCTGTTTATGCAGCGGGGGCGCAATGTGCAGTTGACTCCGGTGGGGCAGCTTTTTCTGAAGCGGGTGCAGAGCGTGCTGCAGGATCTGGATCGTGCAGTGAACGAAATCCACGAGTTCATGGATCCGGAGCTCGGCGAGATCAGGCTGGGGTTTCCGCACAGTCTGGGCACGCAGCTCATTCCGCAAGTGATCGCCTGCTTTCGCAAATTGCATCCAGGCGTCAAGTTCAGGTTTCGCCAAGGAATGTACCCTTCTTTGATTCGCGACATTGTAGAGGGAGAGATCGACCTGGCGTTCATTTCCCCGTTCCCCGAGCGCCATGAACAGGTTACTGGCGAAGTCGTTCTCACTGAAGATCTGTTTGCGATTCTGCCGCCGAGTCATCCGCTCGCTGGTGAAGAGTCGATTCATCTGGCCGAATTGAAAGACGATACGTTCGTTTTGTTCAGCAACGGGTATTCCCTGCGGCCGCTTGTGTGGGACGCTTGCCGGCTGGCCGGGTTTGTGCCTACAATCGGCTTCGAGGGAGAGGAGACGGATACGATACGCGGGTTGGTCGCAGCGGGGATGGGCGTGAGCCTGCTGCCGGAGATGGCGATCTACCAGACTGGAACGATGATGCCGGCTGTCGTGAAGGTTCGCGAGCCTCATGTAACCCGTACGATCGGTCTTATCAGGCGGGCTGGAGAAAAGCCACAGGCTGTGGTGAAGCTGTTTCACCATTTTTTGGTGGATTATTTTAACGGGCATTACAAACCTGTTTGA
- a CDS encoding zinc metallopeptidase — translation MNANWMYVLIIPAFLLSLWAQFRVKGTFNKWSEVRTSTGLTGYEAARRMLDRNGLHDVPIEPVQGTLSDHYDPVHRVVRLSEPVYYESSIAAVSVACHEVGHAIQHQQHYPALVLRHRMFPIVRFASGLAPFLFIAGIIFAATNLIGLGVIFFSAAVAFQLVTLPVEFNASNRARQVMVAEGFIARDEERGVGKVLNAAALTYVAAALMSLLELIRLVLIYTSSRD, via the coding sequence ATGAACGCCAACTGGATGTACGTCTTGATCATTCCCGCATTTCTACTGTCTCTCTGGGCGCAGTTCCGCGTGAAGGGCACCTTCAATAAATGGTCCGAGGTTCGCACGTCGACCGGCTTGACCGGTTACGAGGCGGCACGCCGGATGCTCGACCGCAACGGCCTTCACGACGTGCCGATCGAACCGGTGCAGGGCACGCTTTCCGACCATTACGACCCCGTGCATCGCGTCGTAAGGCTGTCAGAGCCGGTATATTACGAAAGCTCTATCGCCGCAGTGTCCGTCGCCTGCCACGAGGTCGGCCATGCCATCCAGCATCAGCAGCATTATCCGGCGCTTGTGCTGCGTCACCGGATGTTCCCGATCGTACGCTTCGCATCGGGCCTCGCGCCGTTCCTGTTCATCGCAGGTATCATCTTTGCCGCTACGAACCTGATCGGGTTGGGCGTTATCTTCTTCTCCGCCGCAGTCGCTTTCCAACTGGTGACGCTGCCTGTCGAATTTAATGCCAGTAACCGCGCACGCCAAGTGATGGTTGCCGAAGGCTTCATCGCCAGGGACGAAGAACGCGGCGTCGGCAAGGTACTGAATGCGGCAGCTTTAACTTATGTAGCCGCCGCCCTCATGTCGCTGCTCGAGCTGATTCGCCTCGTTCTGATCTATACGAGCAGCCGCGACTGA
- a CDS encoding MerR family transcriptional regulator, whose protein sequence is MRHGAAEPPRHLYRIGELSRLSGVSPRTIDYYTGLGLLSAAKRSDGNYRLYNDETLERIKRIEQLKAQKYSLEEIKEMFTALSRVSPSEQVNRKIADLSSHLSQLEREVKELEPVLEQLKPGQAKRLFKTITPQTAAVIEALLLLLNKGNFM, encoded by the coding sequence ATGCGACACGGAGCCGCGGAACCGCCTCGCCATTTGTACCGGATCGGAGAACTGTCCCGATTATCGGGCGTCAGCCCGCGAACCATCGATTATTACACCGGCCTCGGCCTTCTCTCCGCCGCCAAGCGCTCGGACGGCAATTATCGCCTATATAATGATGAAACGCTTGAACGAATAAAACGTATTGAACAATTGAAGGCTCAAAAGTACTCCCTCGAAGAAATCAAGGAGATGTTTACCGCTTTAAGCCGCGTATCGCCCAGCGAACAGGTGAATCGCAAGATTGCCGACCTGTCGAGCCACCTCTCCCAACTGGAGCGGGAAGTGAAGGAGCTCGAACCGGTGCTCGAGCAGTTGAAGCCGGGTCAAGCCAAACGCTTATTCAAGACGATCACGCCGCAGACGGCCGCGGTCATCGAAGCGCTCCTTCTTCTTCTGAACAAGGGAAATTTTATGTAG
- a CDS encoding ammonium transporter, producing the protein MLKKSLLGLGALLLLFPTMAFAADGDPSAATLNMGLNALWILVAAVLVLLMQGGFILLETGSTRMKNAGHVAGKTIFTVGLASLIYWAVGYGITFGGDASESLNKFMGIGNFFFDPSIVAGEGDSYPSTIFFIFQLAFAAVSLSIAWGGFAERAKLSVYLIFTIVFAAVIYPIIAHWIWGGGWLAADGAQDYAGSTVVHLTGAMAALAATILLKPRIGKFNKDGSANEILGHNQVFTSLSVLLLWVGWFGFNAGSAVSVGEGFFGYVAFTTQLGAAGGAVSALLISWLVKGKADIPSMLNGALGGLVAITASCAFVEPWAAVVIGLIAGVLVFVSAQFFEKMRIDDPISAMSVHGAAGVWGTLANGLFATQKLVDQVGVGKAGLFYGGGGEQLWVQFLSVVVCGAFAFAASFIVLWVIKQVSGLRVTEEQEIIGLDLSEHGTYGYPEALKRAGTNSTAL; encoded by the coding sequence TTGTTGAAGAAAAGTTTGCTTGGTCTAGGCGCATTGTTGCTGTTATTTCCTACGATGGCATTTGCGGCGGACGGTGATCCGTCTGCAGCGACGCTGAATATGGGACTTAATGCACTTTGGATCTTGGTTGCTGCCGTTCTGGTTTTGCTCATGCAAGGCGGCTTTATCCTGCTCGAGACCGGCTCCACCCGCATGAAGAATGCCGGCCACGTGGCAGGCAAAACCATTTTTACGGTAGGCCTGGCTTCTCTGATATACTGGGCGGTAGGGTACGGTATCACGTTCGGCGGCGATGCAAGCGAGAGTTTGAACAAGTTCATGGGCATCGGCAATTTCTTCTTCGATCCGTCGATTGTGGCAGGCGAAGGCGATTCCTATCCGTCGACGATCTTCTTCATTTTCCAGCTGGCGTTCGCGGCCGTGTCGCTCTCGATCGCATGGGGCGGCTTCGCGGAGCGCGCCAAGCTGTCCGTCTATCTCATCTTTACGATCGTTTTCGCAGCAGTCATTTATCCGATCATCGCGCACTGGATCTGGGGCGGCGGCTGGTTGGCTGCGGACGGCGCACAGGATTATGCGGGTTCCACCGTCGTTCACTTGACCGGTGCGATGGCCGCTCTCGCAGCGACCATTCTGCTCAAACCGCGGATCGGCAAGTTCAACAAAGATGGCTCCGCGAACGAAATTCTCGGTCACAACCAAGTATTCACATCCTTGTCCGTTTTGCTTCTGTGGGTCGGCTGGTTCGGCTTTAACGCAGGCAGCGCGGTGTCCGTAGGCGAAGGCTTCTTCGGATACGTTGCGTTCACGACCCAACTCGGCGCAGCGGGCGGCGCGGTATCCGCGCTGCTGATCTCCTGGCTCGTGAAGGGGAAGGCCGACATTCCGTCGATGTTGAACGGCGCGCTCGGCGGTCTGGTCGCCATCACCGCTTCGTGCGCATTCGTCGAACCTTGGGCGGCAGTGGTCATCGGTCTCATTGCGGGCGTGCTTGTATTCGTGAGTGCTCAATTTTTTGAAAAAATGCGCATCGACGATCCGATCTCCGCGATGTCCGTACACGGCGCAGCAGGCGTCTGGGGCACGCTAGCCAACGGATTGTTCGCAACCCAAAAGCTCGTCGATCAAGTCGGCGTCGGCAAGGCAGGTCTGTTCTATGGCGGCGGCGGCGAACAGCTGTGGGTACAATTCCTCTCCGTCGTCGTATGCGGCGCCTTCGCTTTCGCGGCATCGTTTATCGTACTGTGGGTTATTAAGCAAGTGAGCGGTCTGCGCGTCACCGAAGAGCAAGAGATCATCGGTCTGGACCTGAGCGAGCACGGCACCTATGGTTACCCGGAAGCGCTGAAGCGCGCAGGCACCAATTCGACCGCACTCTGA
- a CDS encoding DUF294 nucleotidyltransferase-like domain-containing protein, giving the protein MDLAQRLQEINGAGTLQQLRMIREEVQERVSALLHEELRVVPVVEALNELHDALIRRVLTLAEQDTARMGLVAPPVPYAYFLFGSGGRGEQTLASDQDSGLVYGDCENSEDAELAASYFSALGSRIVASLFEIGYPPCEGNVIVSNPEWCLPISAWEEKVDRWFAEPSWEHVRYLLILADARLLAGDVELGRRWKGRYIGDMMSHADIARRMLENTLRHKVLIGVFGQLFVENYGENAGSLDIKYGAYIPMVNIFRLLAMRADIPATSTLGRIQSLREIGAISGETADEAAWAFEVFLRLRLLASDRDDSGQWAGSGKLRSALLEKEEKAPLKKALRISRRLQRHLEKEMQRRFGGR; this is encoded by the coding sequence ATGGACTTGGCACAGCGGTTGCAAGAAATTAACGGCGCGGGCACGCTGCAACAATTGCGGATGATCCGGGAGGAGGTGCAGGAGCGCGTCAGCGCGCTCCTGCACGAAGAGCTACGGGTGGTCCCGGTCGTCGAAGCGCTGAACGAGCTGCACGACGCTTTAATCCGCCGGGTATTGACTTTGGCGGAGCAAGATACGGCACGGATGGGGCTAGTCGCCCCGCCCGTGCCGTATGCCTATTTCTTGTTCGGCAGCGGCGGAAGAGGGGAGCAGACGCTCGCGAGCGACCAAGACAGCGGCCTGGTCTACGGCGATTGCGAAAACTCCGAAGATGCCGAGCTTGCCGCGTCTTACTTCAGTGCGCTTGGGTCCCGAATTGTCGCTTCGTTATTCGAGATCGGCTATCCGCCCTGCGAAGGCAACGTCATCGTCTCGAATCCCGAATGGTGCCTTCCTATCTCGGCTTGGGAGGAAAAGGTCGATCGATGGTTCGCAGAACCAAGCTGGGAACACGTTCGATATTTGCTAATCCTTGCCGATGCGCGTCTTTTGGCGGGCGATGTCGAGCTCGGACGCAGATGGAAGGGCCGTTATATCGGTGACATGATGTCTCATGCCGACATCGCGAGGCGTATGCTTGAAAATACGCTAAGGCATAAAGTGCTGATCGGTGTGTTCGGTCAGCTTTTCGTGGAGAACTACGGGGAAAACGCAGGAAGTTTGGATATTAAGTACGGCGCTTATATTCCGATGGTCAATATATTTCGCTTGCTCGCCATGCGTGCCGATATTCCGGCGACCAGCACGCTCGGCCGCATTCAGTCGCTTCGGGAGATCGGAGCGATAAGCGGTGAAACGGCCGATGAAGCGGCTTGGGCGTTCGAGGTTTTCCTGCGTCTTCGGCTGCTTGCATCGGATCGGGATGACAGCGGACAATGGGCGGGCAGCGGCAAGCTCAGATCTGCGCTTTTAGAAAAGGAAGAGAAAGCTCCGCTCAAGAAGGCGCTGCGGATCAGCAGGCGGCTGCAGCGCCACTTGGAGAAGGAGATGCAACGCCGCTTCGGCGGGAGGTGA
- a CDS encoding exonuclease domain-containing protein, translating into MKEPKSPMGRMWHLYKTGGITPAIASMLGSSNAQQMAFIRQLSRDQRKESALDTPLSEMEAVVFDLETTGFNPYNGDEILSIGGVLIKGGELEAAEPFYRLVNPRRKIPPHITELTGITDAMAQDAPDLMQGLHDFLDFIGKRVLIAHGSGHDKQFLNAALWKTSKVNLSHRVVDTMMVAKWLEPRRKSYGLDELLESYGIEITYRHHALHDSLMTAKLWFAFLALIQAKQVSSLGDLYAYLSRH; encoded by the coding sequence ATGAAGGAGCCCAAAAGTCCAATGGGCCGCATGTGGCATTTATACAAGACGGGCGGCATCACGCCGGCGATCGCTTCGATGCTGGGTTCTTCCAATGCGCAGCAGATGGCATTCATCCGGCAATTGTCGCGCGACCAGCGCAAGGAATCGGCGCTGGATACGCCTTTGTCGGAAATGGAGGCGGTCGTATTCGATCTGGAGACGACCGGCTTCAATCCGTACAACGGCGACGAGATTCTCTCCATTGGAGGGGTCTTGATCAAGGGAGGCGAGCTTGAGGCCGCCGAGCCGTTCTACCGCCTTGTTAATCCGCGAAGGAAAATTCCGCCGCACATTACCGAGTTAACCGGAATCACGGACGCAATGGCGCAGGATGCCCCTGATCTGATGCAAGGTCTCCACGACTTCCTCGACTTCATAGGGAAGCGGGTGCTCATCGCCCACGGCAGCGGTCACGACAAGCAATTTCTGAACGCCGCGCTGTGGAAGACGTCCAAGGTCAATCTTTCCCATCGTGTCGTCGACACGATGATGGTCGCCAAGTGGCTGGAGCCGCGGCGCAAAAGCTACGGCCTGGACGAACTTCTCGAATCCTACGGTATCGAGATCACCTATCGTCATCATGCGCTCCACGACTCGTTGATGACGGCCAAGCTATGGTTTGCGTTCTTGGCGTTGATACAGGCCAAGCAGGTGTCGTCTCTTGGCGATTTGTACGCCTATCTCAGCAGACATTAA
- a CDS encoding M67 family metallopeptidase — translation MMPKAVHMTETLLHTLVDGCRQTLPLEACGILLGASQETMIAVSDILFIPNAAADPAYTFAFEPSAWIEAVYAAQKSRQKVVGFFHSHPAGPPLPSDRDLRGWDGFGCHLIVSLQPSAETLAYEQNDEGTWTPIRLCIR, via the coding sequence ATGATGCCGAAAGCGGTTCATATGACCGAGACGCTGCTGCACACACTTGTAGACGGATGCCGCCAAACGCTTCCGCTCGAAGCCTGCGGCATTTTACTCGGAGCTTCCCAAGAGACAATGATTGCGGTATCGGACATCCTCTTCATCCCCAATGCCGCCGCCGATCCCGCATACACATTCGCCTTCGAGCCGAGCGCGTGGATCGAAGCCGTATATGCAGCGCAAAAAAGCCGACAAAAGGTCGTCGGCTTTTTCCACTCCCACCCGGCCGGTCCGCCGCTGCCGAGCGATCGCGATCTTCGCGGATGGGACGGCTTCGGATGTCACTTGATCGTCAGCTTGCAGCCTTCGGCAGAGACCCTCGCATATGAGCAAAATGACGAAGGCACATGGACCCCAATCCGCCTGTGCATTCGTTAA
- a CDS encoding TlpA family protein disulfide reductase has product MKRNVIIIVIFIVAIAGVLVYNLAGNDKGTREAGSGASVSVDGGSPKKEAPTVGSLAPSLKLSSLDESTTYEVDPKTPRDKVLVINFWASWCGPCDVEAPDLVKLYEEYKGKIELYGVNATKYDTVRGAKDFVKEKAISFPVLMDKDGKVGDEYKVFSYPISFIVDRQGVVRQRIEGAKSLKEWRTMIDAAMKDAA; this is encoded by the coding sequence TTGAAGCGTAACGTTATTATTATTGTCATTTTTATCGTTGCGATCGCCGGCGTGCTGGTCTATAATCTGGCCGGAAACGACAAAGGCACGCGTGAGGCCGGCAGCGGCGCTTCCGTGTCTGTGGACGGCGGTTCGCCAAAGAAGGAGGCACCGACCGTAGGGTCGTTAGCCCCTTCGTTAAAGCTGTCCTCCCTGGACGAAAGTACGACTTATGAGGTTGACCCGAAGACGCCCCGGGACAAGGTGCTGGTTATCAACTTTTGGGCGTCGTGGTGCGGGCCTTGCGATGTCGAAGCGCCGGACCTGGTCAAGCTCTACGAGGAGTACAAGGGGAAGATCGAGCTGTACGGCGTCAATGCGACCAAATACGATACGGTGAGAGGCGCGAAGGATTTCGTCAAAGAAAAGGCGATTTCGTTCCCCGTGCTGATGGACAAAGACGGCAAGGTAGGAGACGAATATAAAGTGTTCTCGTACCCGATCAGCTTTATCGTGGATCGTCAAGGCGTCGTTAGGCAGCGGATCGAAGGAGCCAAGAGCCTGAAGGAATGGAGAACGATGATTGACGCGGCGATGAAGGACGCGGCTTAG
- the cimA gene encoding citramalate synthase, translating to MTQSISIFDTTLRDGTQGEGISLTAEDKLKIALKLDALGIHYIEGGNPGSNSKDIEFFKRARELNLRAKLTAFGSTRRKNSSCEQDGNLRNLIESGAKAATLVGKTWDFHVHTALQTTLEENLAMIGESIAFLKRHGLEAVFDSEHFFDGYKANPEYALAALTRAREAGADWIVLCDTNGGTLPSEISEIVSSVTAQVNAPIGIHTHNDCELAVANTLAAVAAGARQIQGTINGYGERCGNANLCSIIPTLQLKLGYPVVSEEQLRSLTSVARYVGEIANVMLPVNQPYVGTAAFAHKGGIHVSAIMKDSKTYEHIAPELVGNKQRVLVSELAGQSNILSKAQEMGLDVTTDSAKAKGVIDKIKQLEHEGYQFEGADASLELLLREAYTDIVDVFSVESFKILVEKSKAGTQTEAIVKLNVGGQQVYTAAEGNGPVNALDNALRKALSQYFPGIKEIHLSDYKVRVLDEKETTAAKVRVLIESSDFKDSWSTVGVSSNVIEASWEALIDSIRYALLGMTQSDFSPEAPRETLGLVNH from the coding sequence ATGACCCAATCCATCAGCATTTTCGATACGACGCTTCGCGACGGCACCCAGGGGGAAGGCATCAGCCTTACAGCCGAGGACAAGCTCAAGATCGCCCTGAAGCTCGACGCGCTGGGCATTCATTATATTGAAGGCGGCAACCCTGGCAGTAATAGCAAAGACATCGAATTTTTCAAGCGCGCCCGCGAGCTGAATCTCCGCGCGAAGCTGACCGCGTTCGGCAGCACGCGCCGCAAGAACAGCTCCTGCGAGCAGGACGGCAATCTGCGCAATCTGATCGAATCCGGCGCGAAGGCGGCGACGCTGGTCGGGAAGACCTGGGACTTCCACGTCCATACGGCACTGCAGACGACGCTCGAGGAGAACCTGGCGATGATCGGCGAATCGATCGCGTTCCTGAAGCGTCACGGGCTCGAAGCCGTTTTCGATTCGGAGCATTTCTTCGACGGCTACAAGGCGAATCCCGAATACGCATTGGCCGCGCTGACGCGCGCCCGCGAAGCCGGCGCCGACTGGATCGTGCTGTGCGACACGAACGGCGGGACGCTGCCGAGCGAGATCTCGGAGATCGTGTCGAGCGTGACGGCTCAAGTCAACGCGCCGATCGGCATCCATACGCACAATGACTGCGAACTCGCCGTGGCCAACACCTTGGCTGCCGTTGCCGCAGGCGCGCGCCAGATTCAAGGGACGATCAACGGCTACGGCGAGCGCTGCGGCAACGCCAACCTTTGTTCCATCATCCCGACCCTTCAGCTCAAGCTGGGATATCCGGTCGTATCCGAGGAGCAGCTTCGCTCCCTCACGTCCGTAGCGCGCTATGTCGGCGAGATCGCCAACGTCATGCTTCCGGTCAACCAGCCTTATGTCGGCACGGCAGCATTCGCGCATAAGGGCGGCATCCACGTATCTGCGATTATGAAGGATTCCAAGACCTACGAGCATATCGCGCCCGAGCTTGTCGGCAACAAGCAGCGCGTACTCGTCTCCGAGCTTGCCGGACAGAGCAACATCTTGTCCAAAGCCCAGGAGATGGGACTCGACGTTACGACGGACAGCGCCAAAGCAAAAGGCGTAATCGATAAAATCAAGCAGCTCGAGCACGAAGGCTATCAATTCGAGGGTGCCGACGCGTCCCTGGAGCTGCTGCTTCGGGAGGCCTATACCGATATCGTCGATGTGTTCTCCGTCGAATCGTTCAAGATTCTCGTCGAAAAATCCAAAGCAGGCACGCAAACCGAAGCGATTGTCAAGCTGAACGTAGGCGGACAGCAAGTATACACGGCCGCCGAGGGCAACGGCCCGGTCAACGCGCTGGACAACGCGCTGCGCAAGGCGCTCTCCCAGTACTTCCCGGGCATTAAGGAGATCCATCTGTCCGACTACAAGGTCCGCGTGCTGGACGAAAAAGAAACGACCGCCGCGAAGGTCCGCGTGCTCATCGAATCGTCCGACTTCAAGGACAGCTGGAGCACCGTCGGCGTCTCCTCCAACGTCATCGAAGCTAGCTGGGAAGCGCTCATCGACAGCATCCGCTACGCGCTGCTCGGCATGACGCAGAGCGACTTCTCCCCCGAAGCGCCGCGAGAGACGCTGGGCCTCGTGAACCACTGA
- a CDS encoding DNA polymerase IV, whose translation MDGGVREKRGRIILHMDMNAFYCSVHAAVQPELYKGKPTAVAGSVELRKGIVVTSSYEARARGVKTGMTVRQAERVCPELILISPDFDLYRHYSRGFRRIAGAYTPQIESVSIDECFLDITGSSQFGTAIEIAEAIRRRVKEELGLPCSIGIGPNKLLAKMGSDMRKPDAVTVLRRRDVPKLLWGKPCQTLYGIGGKTAEKLLRMNIRTIGELAAADEKLLKDKFGVYGSWMKRAAHGQDDSTVEPVREAAKSVGHTTTLPADLTKREEFRRVLLNLADQTARRLRREGMMCRAVQITIRDPDMKTITRSHTVDVPTESADDVYKVACKLMDANWREGEPVRLLGITLQSLSPKTETPVQLDLFEYEEAPRKAELVSVLDRLRDKFGESAVLTAGMLTNDPSALIRNKKIRGTSLQTDFLREKEDGQ comes from the coding sequence ATGGATGGCGGGGTTCGCGAGAAGCGCGGCAGGATCATATTGCATATGGACATGAACGCTTTTTATTGCTCCGTCCATGCCGCTGTACAACCCGAACTTTATAAAGGAAAGCCGACTGCCGTCGCCGGCAGCGTGGAGCTGCGCAAAGGGATTGTCGTTACGAGCTCCTACGAAGCGAGGGCTAGAGGCGTCAAGACGGGAATGACGGTCAGACAGGCTGAACGGGTATGTCCCGAGCTGATCCTGATCTCGCCGGACTTCGATCTCTACAGGCATTATTCCCGGGGCTTCCGGCGCATTGCGGGCGCCTACACGCCCCAGATCGAGTCGGTATCGATCGACGAGTGCTTCCTTGACATTACAGGCAGCTCCCAGTTCGGCACCGCGATCGAGATCGCCGAAGCGATCCGCCGCAGGGTAAAGGAGGAGCTTGGGCTGCCGTGCTCCATCGGCATCGGACCGAACAAGCTGCTTGCGAAGATGGGCTCCGATATGCGCAAGCCCGACGCGGTCACCGTCTTGCGGCGGCGGGACGTGCCCAAGCTGTTGTGGGGCAAGCCCTGCCAAACGTTGTATGGAATCGGCGGCAAAACGGCGGAGAAGCTATTAAGGATGAACATCCGTACGATCGGCGAGCTGGCCGCCGCGGACGAGAAGCTGCTGAAGGACAAATTCGGCGTCTATGGCTCCTGGATGAAGCGGGCCGCGCACGGGCAGGACGATTCGACGGTCGAACCAGTGCGCGAAGCGGCCAAGTCCGTCGGTCACACGACGACGCTTCCGGCCGATCTGACCAAGCGGGAGGAGTTCCGACGCGTTCTGCTGAATCTGGCCGACCAGACCGCTCGCCGGCTCAGGCGCGAAGGCATGATGTGCAGGGCCGTGCAAATCACGATCCGCGATCCCGACATGAAGACGATTACGCGTTCTCATACGGTCGACGTGCCGACCGAGAGCGCCGATGACGTTTACAAGGTCGCTTGCAAGCTTATGGATGCGAACTGGCGAGAAGGGGAGCCGGTCCGGCTGCTCGGCATCACGCTTCAGAGCCTGTCTCCAAAGACGGAGACGCCCGTCCAGCTCGATCTTTTCGAATACGAGGAGGCGCCGCGCAAGGCGGAGCTCGTCTCCGTGCTCGACCGGCTGCGGGATAAATTCGGCGAGAGCGCGGTGCTCACTGCAGGCATGCTGACCAACGATCCGTCGGCTTTGATCCGCAACAAAAAGATACGCGGAACGTCGCTGCAGACCGACTTTTTGCGGGAGAAGGAAGACGGCCAATAG
- a CDS encoding ferredoxin, with amino-acid sequence MAKFTYVDKDTCIACGACGATAPDIYDYDDEGLAEVIYKGDANRGTTEIPEELYDDLQDASDGCPTDSIQIADEPFNM; translated from the coding sequence ATGGCTAAATTTACGTATGTCGATAAGGACACTTGTATCGCTTGCGGCGCTTGCGGCGCCACAGCCCCGGATATTTACGATTACGACGACGAGGGTCTTGCGGAGGTCATCTATAAGGGCGACGCCAACCGCGGCACGACAGAGATTCCCGAGGAGTTGTACGACGATCTTCAGGACGCATCGGACGGCTGCCCGACGGATTCCATCCAGATCGCCGACGAGCCCTTTAATATGTAA